From one Streptomyces sp. N50 genomic stretch:
- a CDS encoding response regulator → MSDELLISLLIVDDHPVVRDGLRGMFESAPGFRVLGEASNGVEAVERAADLDPDVILMDLRMPGGAGVDAIRELTRRAARAKVLVLTTYDTDSDTLPAIEAGATGYLLKDAPRDELFTAVRAAAEGRTVLSPAVASRLVSAVRSPQSPGNEPLSAREREVLALVAKGTSNREIARELFISEATVKTHLTHLYGKLGVKDRAAAVAVAYDRGILG, encoded by the coding sequence ATGAGTGACGAGTTGCTGATCTCCCTGTTGATCGTCGACGACCATCCCGTCGTACGGGACGGTCTGCGCGGCATGTTCGAGTCCGCGCCCGGATTCCGCGTCCTGGGCGAGGCGTCCAACGGCGTCGAGGCCGTGGAGCGGGCCGCCGACCTCGACCCCGACGTCATCCTGATGGACCTGCGGATGCCGGGCGGCGCGGGCGTCGACGCCATCCGCGAGCTGACCCGCCGCGCCGCCCGCGCGAAGGTGCTCGTCCTGACGACGTACGACACCGACTCCGACACGCTCCCCGCGATCGAGGCGGGCGCGACGGGCTATCTGCTGAAGGACGCCCCGCGCGACGAGTTGTTCACCGCCGTCCGCGCGGCGGCGGAAGGCCGCACGGTCCTCTCACCCGCCGTCGCCTCCCGCCTGGTCTCCGCGGTCCGCAGCCCCCAGTCGCCCGGCAACGAACCGCTCTCCGCCCGCGAACGCGAGGTCCTCGCCCTGGTCGCCAAGGGCACCTCCAACCGCGAGATCGCCCGCGAACTCTTCATCAGCGAGGCGACCGTGAAGACCCACCTCACCCACCTGTACGGCAAGTTGGGCGTCAAGGACCGGGCTGCGGCGGTCGCGGTCGCCTACGACCGGGGCATCCTCGGCTGA